In Uranotaenia lowii strain MFRU-FL chromosome 2, ASM2978415v1, whole genome shotgun sequence, one genomic interval encodes:
- the LOC129747217 gene encoding NADH-cytochrome b5 reductase 2 isoform X2: protein MSEFDVVPVAIGVLVVVAGAVLANLLLKKDKSGKSGSKTSSGGSSSDKKSSEPRTLLDPQEKYLLPLIEKEEISHDTRRFRFGLPSDKHVLGLPVGQHIHLSATINEELVIRAYTPVSCDDDHGYVDLVVKVYKKNVHPKFPEGGKMSQHLESLAIGDRIAFRGPSGRLQYLGNGKFSIKKLRKDPAQIYEADKVSLIAGGTGITPMLQLVREIVKHADTDKTQLSMIFANQTEDDILLKPELDDLVARYPDRFKLWYTLDRPKPDWTQGKGFITDEMIKEHLFEPSSSSLVLMCGPPPMVNYACIPALEKLGYQMDRTFAY from the exons ATGTCCGAGTTTGAT GTGGTCCCAGTGGCCATCGGGGTCCTGGTAGTGGTAGCTGGTGCCGTTTTAGCCAACTTACTCCTCAAAAAAGACAAATCTGGTAAATCGGGCAGCAAAACCAGCAGCGGAGGTTCCAGCAGCGACAAAAAGTCCAGCGAGCCTAGAACCCTTCTGGATCCCCAAGAAAAATATCTGCTGCCACTGATCGAGAAAGAGGAAATCTCCCACGACACCCGCCGGTTCCGGTTCGGACTGCCTTCGGATAAGCACGTGCTCGGACTTCCGGTTGGACAGCACATTCATCTGTCGGCAACGATTAATGAGGAACTTGTGATCCGGGCCTATACTCCGGTGTCCTGCGATGACGATCATGGTTACGTGGATTTGGTCGTTAAGGTTTACAAGAAAAATGTCCATCCCAAGTTTCCGGAAGGAGGCAAGATGAGCCAGCATCTGGAGAGTTTGGCCATCGGTGATCGCATTGCATTCCGTGGACCCTCGGGACGGCTTCAGTATCTCGGAAACGGAAAGTTTTCGATCAAGAAGCTGCGCAAAGATCCGGCCCAGATCTACGAAGCTGATAAAGTGAGCTTGATCGCTG GTGGAACCGGTATCACCCCGATGCTGCAACTGGTCCGCGAAATTGTCAAACATGCCGATACCGACAAAACTCAGCTTTCGATGATCTTCGCCAATCAG accgagGACGATATCCTGCTGAAACCAGAACTGGACGACCTGGTGGCTCGTTATCCGGATCGCTTCAAGCTCTGGTACACCCTGGATCGGCCGAAGCCGGACTGGACCCAGGGCAAGGGTTTCATCACCGACGAGATGATCAAGGAGCATCTGTTCGAGCCATCATCCTCCAGCCTGGTGCTGATGTGTGGACCTCCTCCGATGGTTAACTACGCTTGCATTCCGGCTCTGGAGAAACTTGGCTACCAGATGGACCGTACCTTCGCGTACTAA
- the LOC129747217 gene encoding NADH-cytochrome b5 reductase 2 isoform X1, whose amino-acid sequence MAVTVNQVVPVAIGVLVVVAGAVLANLLLKKDKSGKSGSKTSSGGSSSDKKSSEPRTLLDPQEKYLLPLIEKEEISHDTRRFRFGLPSDKHVLGLPVGQHIHLSATINEELVIRAYTPVSCDDDHGYVDLVVKVYKKNVHPKFPEGGKMSQHLESLAIGDRIAFRGPSGRLQYLGNGKFSIKKLRKDPAQIYEADKVSLIAGGTGITPMLQLVREIVKHADTDKTQLSMIFANQTEDDILLKPELDDLVARYPDRFKLWYTLDRPKPDWTQGKGFITDEMIKEHLFEPSSSSLVLMCGPPPMVNYACIPALEKLGYQMDRTFAY is encoded by the exons ATGGCAGTCACTGTAAATCAG GTGGTCCCAGTGGCCATCGGGGTCCTGGTAGTGGTAGCTGGTGCCGTTTTAGCCAACTTACTCCTCAAAAAAGACAAATCTGGTAAATCGGGCAGCAAAACCAGCAGCGGAGGTTCCAGCAGCGACAAAAAGTCCAGCGAGCCTAGAACCCTTCTGGATCCCCAAGAAAAATATCTGCTGCCACTGATCGAGAAAGAGGAAATCTCCCACGACACCCGCCGGTTCCGGTTCGGACTGCCTTCGGATAAGCACGTGCTCGGACTTCCGGTTGGACAGCACATTCATCTGTCGGCAACGATTAATGAGGAACTTGTGATCCGGGCCTATACTCCGGTGTCCTGCGATGACGATCATGGTTACGTGGATTTGGTCGTTAAGGTTTACAAGAAAAATGTCCATCCCAAGTTTCCGGAAGGAGGCAAGATGAGCCAGCATCTGGAGAGTTTGGCCATCGGTGATCGCATTGCATTCCGTGGACCCTCGGGACGGCTTCAGTATCTCGGAAACGGAAAGTTTTCGATCAAGAAGCTGCGCAAAGATCCGGCCCAGATCTACGAAGCTGATAAAGTGAGCTTGATCGCTG GTGGAACCGGTATCACCCCGATGCTGCAACTGGTCCGCGAAATTGTCAAACATGCCGATACCGACAAAACTCAGCTTTCGATGATCTTCGCCAATCAG accgagGACGATATCCTGCTGAAACCAGAACTGGACGACCTGGTGGCTCGTTATCCGGATCGCTTCAAGCTCTGGTACACCCTGGATCGGCCGAAGCCGGACTGGACCCAGGGCAAGGGTTTCATCACCGACGAGATGATCAAGGAGCATCTGTTCGAGCCATCATCCTCCAGCCTGGTGCTGATGTGTGGACCTCCTCCGATGGTTAACTACGCTTGCATTCCGGCTCTGGAGAAACTTGGCTACCAGATGGACCGTACCTTCGCGTACTAA
- the LOC129748215 gene encoding uncharacterized protein LOC129748215, translating into MTSAKILLPCLLLLIAIERGSAIWCYRCTSATPGCGDDFNWRGIGYLGDPCPEDDDICVKVIERKGTTETITRDCLSALQGFRTDIPADKYEGCRPRARDEQLAHYVNNSIKQLDVRRDFFDETMFCFCFLDHRCNGVAGIYPSGKIALALIGFMVVFRSLLWK; encoded by the exons ATGACTTCCGCTAAAATTCTACTGCCatgcttgctgctgctgatcgCAATCGAGCGAG GTTCAGCAATCTGGTGCTATCGTTGCACCTCGGCAACACCCGGTTGCGGAGATGATTTCAACTGGCGAGGAATCGGATACCTTGGGGATCCATGCCCGGAAGATGACGACATTTGCGTTAAGGTGATCGAACGGAAAGGAA CAACCGAAACGATCACCCGTGATTGTCTGAGCGCCCTTCAAGGGTTCCGCACAGACATTCCGGCCGATAAGTACGAGGGTTGTCGGCCCCGGGCCAGGGATGAGCAGCTGGCTCATTACGTTAACAACTCGATCAAACAGCTGGACGTCCGGAGGGATTTCTTCGACGAGACgatgttctgtttctgtttcctGGATCATCGTTGCAACGGGGTTGCCGGCATATATCCCAGTGGGAAGATTGCGCTGGCGTTGATTGGGTTTATGGTTGTATTCAGAAGTTTACTTTGGAAGTGA